The proteins below come from a single Gimesia alba genomic window:
- the phoU gene encoding phosphate signaling complex protein PhoU: MTKHLQRDMESLEREIITQSSLVEEMISKASRALYEVQVDLANEVIEKERAINESEVKIEEDCLKILALHQPVAVDLRETATVLKINNDLERIADLAVNIAERTIGLSHYPNFRIPSSLEPMTKVTVSMLRDAIDAFVDFDTDKARDVCKRDDIVDGYNREIINEIYLLMQTDAELIKPALHFFSSARHIERIADHTTNIAEDVIYLTEGEIVRHRHKETFST; this comes from the coding sequence ATGACGAAACACTTACAGCGCGATATGGAATCGCTTGAAAGAGAAATTATCACCCAGTCTTCACTGGTGGAAGAGATGATTTCCAAAGCCAGCCGTGCACTGTATGAGGTGCAGGTTGATCTTGCGAACGAAGTCATTGAAAAAGAACGTGCTATCAATGAAAGCGAAGTCAAAATTGAAGAAGACTGCCTGAAGATTCTGGCGCTACATCAGCCAGTGGCTGTCGATTTGCGTGAAACGGCGACGGTGCTGAAGATCAACAACGATCTGGAACGTATCGCTGATCTGGCAGTGAATATCGCAGAGCGGACAATCGGGTTGTCCCATTACCCCAATTTTCGCATTCCTTCCTCGTTGGAACCCATGACCAAAGTGACGGTTTCCATGCTTCGTGATGCGATTGATGCTTTCGTCGATTTTGATACTGATAAAGCGCGTGATGTCTGTAAGCGGGATGATATTGTCGACGGATATAATCGTGAGATTATCAACGAGATTTATCTGTTGATGCAAACCGATGCAGAATTGATAAAGCCGGCACTACATTTCTTTTCTTCAGCGCGTCACATTGAACGTATTGCCGACCATACGACCAATATTGCGGAAGATGTGATTTATCTGACGGAAGGCGAAATTGTTCGTCATCGTCATAAAGAAACATTTTCTACCTGA
- a CDS encoding response regulator: protein MSKKRILVIEDDRSLSEVLAYNLRQEKYDAVVALDGMDGLRQAQLKTPDLIILDLMLPQMDGLEVCRRLRSDPVTSNVLILMLTAKSEETDQVVGFTLGADDYVTKPFSVKILLERIKALLRRRESNGEATDTIVSQGVMIDRRRHRVMIDDVPISLTRSEFELLEALVRQPGRVFSRAELIDAALGDDALVLERTIDVHIRALRQKLDKHSELIETVRGVGYRFRDPDTAFKKQTT, encoded by the coding sequence ATGTCAAAGAAACGCATTCTTGTGATTGAAGATGATCGTTCTCTCTCTGAAGTTCTCGCATACAATCTGCGACAGGAGAAATACGATGCGGTTGTTGCCTTGGATGGGATGGATGGGCTGCGACAGGCACAACTCAAAACTCCGGATCTGATTATTCTGGATTTGATGCTTCCGCAAATGGATGGACTGGAAGTGTGTCGTAGACTTCGGTCTGATCCTGTGACCAGCAACGTGCTGATTCTGATGCTGACGGCAAAGTCAGAAGAGACGGATCAGGTGGTCGGGTTTACGCTAGGGGCGGATGATTATGTAACGAAGCCGTTTAGCGTGAAAATTCTCCTGGAACGAATTAAGGCCTTGCTCAGACGCCGTGAGAGCAACGGAGAAGCCACAGACACGATTGTCAGCCAGGGAGTGATGATCGACCGCAGACGGCATCGTGTGATGATTGATGATGTGCCGATTTCACTGACGCGGAGTGAGTTCGAATTACTCGAAGCACTGGTCAGGCAGCCGGGCCGCGTGTTTTCTCGTGCCGAGCTGATTGATGCTGCTCTGGGGGATGATGCACTGGTCCTGGAACGGACGATTGATGTACATATTCGGGCATTGCGTCAGAAGCTGGATAAGCACTCCGAGTTGATCGAGACCGTGCGGGGTGTCGGATATCGGTTTCGTGATCCCGATACGGCATTTAAGAAGCAGACGACATGA
- a CDS encoding (2Fe-2S)-binding protein: MSTVTESKLEHAAAVQTTEVAPRRRFLCHCLKVTPEEVQQCITESSAESVHEVTRGCGAGKGCTACHCRIKDLLAGLCDDCGQSKRRCLCAAAVSLG; encoded by the coding sequence ATGTCAACTGTTACTGAGAGCAAGTTAGAGCACGCTGCCGCAGTTCAGACAACTGAGGTTGCTCCGCGTCGCCGTTTTCTCTGTCACTGTTTGAAGGTGACACCGGAAGAAGTGCAACAGTGCATTACCGAATCCAGTGCAGAGTCGGTACATGAAGTAACGCGTGGCTGCGGTGCGGGAAAAGGTTGCACCGCTTGCCACTGTCGCATTAAAGACTTGCTGGCTGGATTGTGCGATGATTGCGGTCAATCCAAGCGGCGTTGTCTCTGTGCCGCTGCCGTTTCACTTGGTTAA
- the bfr gene encoding bacterioferritin: MKGSQKIIDALNDGLTIELTAINLYFISSKMCKDWGFDKLAKHFYDESIEEMKHAEQVIDRILYLDGVPEIARYDVIQVGKTAEEQIRNSLALETKGVATYNGAIELCHQEKDAGSRELMDQMVVESEESIDWCESQLELITQVGIQNYLAEQIRE, translated from the coding sequence ATGAAGGGTAGCCAGAAAATCATCGATGCCTTGAACGATGGGCTCACTATCGAACTGACGGCAATCAACCTGTATTTCATCTCATCAAAGATGTGCAAAGACTGGGGCTTCGACAAACTGGCCAAGCATTTCTACGATGAATCCATTGAAGAAATGAAACATGCAGAGCAAGTCATTGACCGGATCCTCTACCTGGATGGCGTCCCGGAAATTGCCCGTTATGATGTGATTCAAGTCGGAAAAACCGCAGAAGAGCAAATCCGTAACAGCCTCGCCCTGGAGACCAAAGGGGTCGCCACCTATAATGGAGCAATCGAACTCTGCCATCAGGAAAAAGACGCCGGTAGCCGGGAATTGATGGACCAGATGGTCGTAGAATCGGAAGAAAGCATCGACTGGTGTGAATCACAGCTCGAACTGATCACCCAGGTCGGAATCCAGAATTATCTCGCTGAGCAGATCCGGGAATAG
- a CDS encoding 3-keto-disaccharide hydrolase has translation MSAEKTKPQGKWIPLFNGKDLDDWTVKIRGYDAGDNFGNTFRVEDGLLKVDYDQYDEFAEKFGHLFYKDSFSDYIIRVEYRFTGEQSKGGPGWAFRNSGIMVHGQSPESMSKDQKFPVSIEVQLLGGKGTGKRPTANLCTPGTHVVMDGKLFKPHCINSSSKTYHGDQWVTVEVEVRGNKVIKHIIDGETVLSYTKPQLDDQDADAKQLIEKGAPIMLDKGTISLQSESHPIEFRKVELMKLAP, from the coding sequence ATGTCCGCAGAAAAAACCAAACCCCAAGGCAAATGGATTCCCTTGTTCAACGGGAAAGATCTTGATGACTGGACCGTCAAAATTCGCGGCTACGATGCAGGAGACAACTTCGGCAACACGTTTCGCGTGGAAGATGGTCTCTTGAAAGTCGACTACGATCAATATGATGAGTTCGCCGAAAAATTCGGACACCTGTTTTACAAAGACTCGTTTTCAGATTACATCATCCGTGTTGAATATCGCTTCACAGGAGAACAATCAAAGGGAGGTCCCGGCTGGGCATTTCGCAACAGCGGAATCATGGTTCATGGACAAAGCCCCGAAAGCATGTCAAAAGATCAGAAGTTTCCCGTTTCCATTGAAGTCCAGTTACTGGGAGGTAAAGGCACTGGAAAACGCCCCACAGCAAACTTGTGTACTCCGGGCACGCATGTGGTGATGGACGGAAAACTGTTTAAGCCACACTGCATCAACTCCAGTTCCAAAACCTATCATGGCGACCAGTGGGTCACCGTCGAAGTCGAAGTACGCGGAAACAAAGTCATCAAACATATCATCGACGGGGAAACCGTACTCTCATATACGAAACCACAACTGGATGATCAGGATGCGGACGCCAAGCAGCTCATCGAAAAAGGAGCGCCGATCATGTTGGACAAAGGAACCATCTCCCTCCAGTCCGAAAGCCATCCCATCGAATTTCGCAAAGTAGAGCTCATGAAACTGGCACCTTAA
- a CDS encoding cold-shock protein translates to MATGTIKKITEKGFGFINDGQQDIFFHLSSLDGVTFDQLVEGQTVEFETEKSDRGLRAVRVTTSE, encoded by the coding sequence ATGGCCACTGGAACAATCAAAAAAATTACTGAAAAAGGGTTTGGCTTCATCAACGATGGTCAACAGGATATCTTTTTTCATCTCTCATCACTGGATGGCGTCACATTCGATCAACTGGTTGAAGGTCAAACTGTAGAGTTTGAAACCGAGAAGAGTGATCGAGGCCTGCGTGCAGTTCGAGTTACTACTTCCGAGTAG
- a CDS encoding fumarylacetoacetate hydrolase family protein, whose protein sequence is MKLATLQTEQGTTVVSVVDQANELTFFDLRSFDESLPRSLKGILSLENGLERARKAAAQAEEADQQITGTLLAPIPQPGKVLCIGLNYRDHAEETGMPFPDEPVCFSKFSSAVTGPEHPIRIPAIAKEVDYEAELVAVIGKTCRNVSQADAPQYIAGYMNGHDVSARDWQIGRPGGQWLLGKTADTFAPTGPYLVTADEINDANNLPIKLTLNGEVLQNSNTDKFIFTIEEVIQFVSQFMTLEPGDIIFTGTPPGVGMARKPPVYLKPGDQAIVEIQGLGKLQNSVEAWN, encoded by the coding sequence ATGAAGTTAGCAACGTTGCAAACAGAACAAGGCACCACAGTTGTCTCGGTTGTTGACCAGGCAAACGAACTGACATTTTTTGATCTACGTTCCTTTGACGAGAGCCTGCCGCGATCGCTCAAAGGCATTCTCAGTCTGGAAAATGGACTGGAGCGAGCCAGAAAAGCCGCCGCGCAGGCTGAAGAGGCAGACCAACAGATTACAGGGACTCTGTTGGCACCAATTCCCCAACCAGGAAAAGTGCTCTGCATAGGCTTAAACTATCGGGATCATGCAGAAGAGACAGGAATGCCTTTTCCGGATGAACCCGTCTGTTTCAGCAAGTTCTCCAGCGCAGTCACCGGACCAGAGCATCCGATCCGCATCCCGGCTATTGCCAAAGAAGTTGATTATGAAGCAGAGTTGGTGGCGGTCATCGGTAAGACCTGCCGCAACGTCAGCCAGGCAGACGCTCCCCAATACATCGCCGGCTACATGAACGGCCACGATGTTTCGGCACGCGACTGGCAAATAGGCCGACCGGGCGGACAGTGGCTGTTAGGAAAAACAGCGGACACGTTCGCTCCGACTGGCCCTTACCTGGTAACGGCAGATGAAATTAATGACGCCAACAACCTACCCATCAAATTGACTTTGAACGGAGAGGTATTGCAGAATTCCAATACCGATAAATTCATCTTTACCATCGAAGAGGTAATCCAGTTCGTGTCTCAGTTTATGACACTCGAACCAGGCGACATCATCTTTACCGGTACACCTCCCGGAGTTGGAATGGCCCGCAAACCACCTGTCTATCTTAAGCCTGGAGACCAAGCCATCGTTGAGATACAGGGGCTGGGAAAATTACAAAATTCCGTAGAAGCGTGGAATTGA
- the purM gene encoding phosphoribosylformylglycinamidine cyclo-ligase, translated as MTKATYKDAGVDLDLYQKAMSSIHPLVAKTHAAQKSRVMDLPGGFAGLFRLNNPGSGAAARNYEDPVMVSGTDGVGTKIKVAIEAETYNTIGIDLVAMCVNDCLCLGAEPLFFLDYIALGKDDPERLVELMEGVSKGCVLSKAALLGGETAIMPDLYGDGDFDMAGFCVGVVERNQILDGHAIQAGDVVLGLESSGFHSNGYSLIRKVVFEMAGLGIDDPIEELNQRTVGSLLLEPTRIYAGAIETIYQNYPDQIVFSGLAHITGGGLVENVERILPPNRRIEMKKSSWEVPSAFKWLQTLGNIDEDEMFRVFNMGIGMVAIVRAEQAKEVQEKLQSIQCPAHVLGKVTEGDKEVTLV; from the coding sequence ATGACTAAAGCGACTTATAAAGATGCCGGCGTTGATCTGGATCTCTATCAGAAAGCGATGTCTTCTATTCATCCCTTAGTAGCAAAAACGCATGCTGCTCAGAAATCGCGTGTGATGGATTTGCCGGGAGGTTTTGCCGGACTGTTTCGATTGAATAATCCGGGATCAGGAGCAGCCGCCCGGAATTATGAAGATCCAGTCATGGTTTCCGGAACTGATGGTGTCGGAACCAAGATCAAGGTGGCAATTGAAGCGGAAACCTATAATACGATCGGCATCGACCTGGTTGCGATGTGTGTGAACGATTGCCTGTGTCTGGGAGCGGAACCGCTGTTCTTTCTGGATTACATCGCGCTGGGCAAAGATGATCCAGAACGACTGGTCGAATTGATGGAGGGCGTCAGTAAAGGCTGTGTGCTCTCCAAAGCTGCTTTGCTGGGAGGAGAGACTGCCATCATGCCCGATTTATATGGCGATGGCGACTTTGACATGGCCGGGTTTTGCGTCGGTGTGGTCGAGCGGAATCAGATCCTGGATGGCCATGCGATTCAGGCCGGCGATGTTGTGCTGGGGCTGGAGTCGAGCGGTTTTCATTCGAATGGTTACAGCCTGATTCGTAAGGTCGTCTTTGAAATGGCGGGTCTGGGAATTGATGACCCGATCGAAGAACTGAACCAGCGGACTGTGGGAAGTCTGTTATTAGAGCCGACCCGCATCTATGCCGGCGCGATCGAGACGATTTACCAAAATTATCCTGATCAAATTGTCTTCAGTGGCCTGGCCCATATCACCGGTGGAGGGCTGGTTGAGAACGTCGAACGAATTCTACCGCCGAATCGACGCATCGAGATGAAGAAGTCATCTTGGGAAGTGCCTAGTGCCTTCAAGTGGTTACAAACCCTGGGCAACATTGATGAGGATGAAATGTTCCGCGTCTTCAATATGGGAATCGGGATGGTTGCCATCGTGCGAGCAGAACAGGCAAAGGAAGTCCAGGAGAAACTGCAATCCATCCAGTGCCCCGCACACGTGCTGGGCAAAGTGACTGAGGGCGATAAAGAAGTGACTCTGGTTTGA
- a CDS encoding PAS domain-containing protein, translated as MERPAPTGFERTFDDDDIIVSKTDLKGLITYANHTFIEVAGYTEAELLGKPHNLIRHPDMPRCVFKLLWDTIESGNEIFAYVINLCKNGDHYWVLAHVTPSFDYTGKIIGYHSSRRVPDRTAVSKVEALYQSLKRIEDSSSDWRIGMQQATDALVSQLEEAGIQYDEYVFAL; from the coding sequence ATGGAACGCCCCGCTCCAACCGGTTTTGAGAGAACTTTTGACGATGACGACATCATTGTCAGTAAAACGGATTTGAAGGGCCTGATTACCTACGCGAATCACACTTTTATTGAGGTGGCTGGTTACACCGAAGCAGAGTTGCTGGGAAAGCCTCACAATTTGATACGGCATCCGGATATGCCGCGTTGCGTGTTCAAATTGCTTTGGGACACCATTGAATCGGGAAATGAGATTTTCGCGTACGTCATAAATCTTTGCAAAAACGGCGATCATTACTGGGTGCTGGCACATGTGACACCCAGCTTTGACTACACCGGGAAAATCATTGGATATCATTCCAGCCGACGAGTTCCCGATCGGACGGCTGTCTCTAAAGTAGAAGCGCTTTATCAATCCCTCAAACGCATTGAAGATTCCAGCTCTGACTGGCGGATTGGAATGCAGCAGGCAACGGATGCTCTGGTTTCCCAATTGGAAGAAGCGGGGATTCAATACGACGAATATGTGTTTGCCCTCTAG
- a CDS encoding methyl-accepting chemotaxis protein, translating to MLELETAKTNAADSKPEESISAEERIELERYRHWIKKLADVCEAAAQGDLEARLLHIDIDGDMERAIRSVNSLLDYTDAFVRESKASLTAAANGKFYRKVLLKGMRGSFKQASEVINTAGEKMKHQAEEIEEAASKRLEMADDFEKQVQGISTIVSAAATQLHATVQSLTAVTERANQETSDSVEFVNQTSQNVDVVAESTVQLNQSIQQIDSRVKESTEVVQQAVNESEHAKEFMSGLVEATNDIGSVAKMIADIAKQTNLLALNATIEAARAGEAGAGFAVVASEVKNLAQDTAKATNQITDQIRIIQGVVNDAVSNISTVSNTIRKVDEISESISTSISEQSESIATIHQNVEDAAEKTVQTKESIQRVAATAEETSHSTRDLLDAANDISQQSESLNSAVNQFLSTIRSS from the coding sequence ATGTTAGAACTGGAAACAGCGAAAACGAATGCCGCAGACAGCAAGCCAGAGGAATCAATCTCTGCAGAGGAACGCATTGAGCTGGAGCGTTATCGGCACTGGATCAAGAAATTAGCAGATGTCTGTGAAGCTGCTGCGCAGGGAGATCTGGAAGCACGGCTATTGCATATTGATATTGATGGTGACATGGAGCGGGCGATTCGTTCTGTGAATAGTCTTTTGGATTACACCGATGCATTTGTGAGAGAGTCGAAAGCATCGCTGACGGCCGCTGCCAACGGTAAGTTTTATCGCAAGGTACTGTTGAAAGGGATGCGGGGAAGTTTCAAACAGGCTTCTGAGGTGATTAATACTGCCGGTGAGAAAATGAAGCATCAGGCAGAAGAGATCGAAGAGGCTGCAAGCAAGCGTCTGGAAATGGCGGATGATTTTGAAAAACAAGTCCAGGGGATTTCCACAATTGTTTCTGCAGCAGCCACACAACTGCATGCCACGGTGCAATCGCTGACAGCGGTGACGGAAAGAGCCAACCAGGAAACGTCTGATTCTGTCGAGTTTGTGAATCAAACCAGCCAGAACGTGGATGTGGTAGCAGAATCCACGGTTCAGTTGAATCAGTCGATTCAACAAATTGACTCCCGCGTGAAAGAGTCGACGGAAGTTGTTCAGCAAGCGGTCAATGAAAGCGAGCATGCCAAAGAATTTATGTCCGGGTTGGTGGAAGCGACCAACGACATCGGTTCGGTTGCGAAAATGATTGCCGACATCGCCAAGCAGACAAATCTGCTGGCTTTGAACGCCACAATTGAAGCTGCCCGTGCCGGTGAGGCGGGAGCCGGTTTTGCTGTGGTTGCGTCTGAGGTGAAAAATCTGGCGCAGGATACTGCGAAAGCCACGAATCAGATTACGGACCAGATTCGTATCATTCAAGGTGTGGTGAATGACGCTGTTTCGAACATTTCCACTGTGAGCAATACGATTCGCAAAGTGGATGAAATCAGTGAATCGATTTCCACATCGATTTCAGAGCAAAGCGAGTCGATCGCGACCATTCACCAGAACGTTGAAGACGCAGCTGAGAAGACAGTACAAACGAAGGAAAGTATCCAGCGGGTTGCTGCGACGGCCGAAGAAACAAGTCACTCGACTCGCGATCTGTTAGATGCAGCAAACGATATTTCCCAGCAGTCCGAAAGCTTGAACAGCGCAGTCAATCAGTTCCTGTCGACGATTCGTTCGAGCTAA
- a CDS encoding acyltransferase family protein, giving the protein MTDTASPAPAEKIRKRIVSLDQFRGYTVAGMFLVNYMGFFVVCPVVLKHHNTYCSYADTIMPHFMFAVGFAFRLTFGRRIQTEGAVSAYMRVVRRLLGLVLVSLIIYRVSPIAKTWSELQSIGAWDAIAGPLKRNWFQTLMHIAVTSLWIVPVIRARASVRIAYMIFSAAAHVVLSYYFYFTWVNSPPNGIDGGPLGFLTWSIPAIIGTLACDWIVEAEGLPRIKPFLFWSAVLMLLGWGISCGTRFYDVPVADRTNPAIQTHKLAAHPVIPDEAQIKAKQGEPFTAYLAEPPFVKPPEQEQRQWNYWMMSQRAGTLSYLVFSGGLSLFVYLLFHLACDRGNWHLPLFRTLGTNALVAYILHDLVMESVKPFATKDSPAWYAWGSFILFFWITWLLVRHLEKNNIHLKL; this is encoded by the coding sequence ATGACTGACACCGCTTCCCCTGCACCAGCTGAGAAGATCAGGAAACGCATCGTCTCTCTGGACCAGTTTCGCGGCTACACAGTCGCTGGTATGTTTCTTGTCAATTACATGGGCTTTTTTGTCGTCTGCCCGGTTGTACTCAAGCATCACAACACCTACTGCAGTTATGCCGACACAATCATGCCGCACTTTATGTTCGCGGTCGGCTTTGCCTTTCGGCTGACGTTCGGGCGACGGATTCAAACCGAAGGCGCTGTCTCAGCATACATGCGCGTGGTGCGACGATTACTGGGACTGGTGCTCGTCTCTTTAATCATCTACCGCGTTTCTCCGATCGCCAAAACATGGAGCGAACTCCAGTCCATCGGCGCGTGGGATGCCATCGCAGGGCCACTCAAACGGAACTGGTTTCAAACGCTGATGCACATCGCGGTCACTTCACTCTGGATCGTACCAGTCATCCGCGCGCGGGCGTCAGTGCGGATCGCATACATGATTTTCTCAGCGGCCGCACATGTGGTGCTGTCTTATTACTTTTACTTCACGTGGGTCAATTCCCCGCCGAATGGCATAGATGGCGGACCACTCGGTTTTCTGACCTGGAGTATTCCCGCCATCATTGGCACCCTCGCCTGCGACTGGATCGTGGAAGCAGAAGGCTTGCCGCGCATCAAACCGTTCCTGTTCTGGTCGGCAGTATTGATGCTGCTGGGCTGGGGCATTTCGTGCGGCACACGCTTTTATGATGTTCCTGTCGCAGATCGGACCAATCCGGCGATACAAACACACAAACTCGCCGCCCACCCTGTCATTCCGGATGAAGCGCAAATCAAAGCCAAACAGGGAGAGCCATTCACGGCGTATCTGGCAGAACCGCCATTCGTCAAACCTCCGGAACAGGAGCAGCGACAGTGGAACTACTGGATGATGAGCCAGCGGGCAGGCACCCTATCCTACCTGGTCTTTTCTGGGGGCCTGTCTCTGTTTGTTTATCTGCTGTTCCATCTGGCCTGTGATCGAGGCAACTGGCATCTGCCGCTGTTTCGAACCTTGGGAACAAATGCGCTGGTCGCTTACATTCTACACGACCTCGTGATGGAATCCGTCAAACCCTTTGCGACAAAAGATTCCCCCGCCTGGTACGCCTGGGGCAGCTTCATTCTGTTCTTCTGGATCACCTGGCTGCTGGTTCGCCATCTGGAAAAGAACAACATTCACTTGAAGCTGTGA
- a CDS encoding XylR family transcriptional regulator, whose amino-acid sequence MKQRPSIALLIESSNSYARGLLRGVMSYIHEHHPWSIYLPEHGRGSVPVNWLNSWNGDGIIARIENEKIAEAVVNCGVPAVDVSAARLAPSLPWVETDDRAIATLAAQHLIERGFQHYAFCGDDRFNWSRWREDHFQSCIKAAGYTCQIYPQAKGRKKTIPWEQEQRRLSEWIRQLPKPVGIMACYDIKAQQLLDVCRTINVSVPEEVAIIGVDNDEILCNLSEPPLSSVIPNTRLTGYEAAALLDRMIAGQTVSSEAHLIKPLGIETRQSTDIQAIDDKFISEAVRFIRQHACDGINVQNVLKHVPLSRRVLESRFQKFIGRSPHEEIMRIRLDRVKQLLEETDLSLTAIAERTGFRHPEYLNVAFKKQTGTTPGSFRRKQKQTR is encoded by the coding sequence ATGAAACAACGCCCCTCGATCGCACTATTGATTGAATCCTCGAATTCCTACGCACGGGGGTTATTACGCGGCGTGATGTCCTATATCCACGAACATCATCCCTGGTCGATTTATCTGCCCGAGCATGGCAGAGGGTCCGTGCCCGTCAACTGGCTCAACAGCTGGAATGGTGACGGAATTATCGCCCGCATTGAAAATGAAAAAATCGCCGAAGCGGTCGTCAACTGTGGCGTACCCGCCGTGGATGTGAGTGCCGCCCGTCTCGCGCCGTCTCTTCCCTGGGTCGAAACCGATGACCGTGCGATTGCCACCCTGGCGGCGCAACACTTAATCGAACGTGGTTTCCAGCATTACGCCTTTTGTGGCGACGATCGATTTAACTGGTCCCGCTGGCGCGAAGACCATTTTCAATCCTGCATCAAAGCAGCAGGCTACACCTGTCAGATCTACCCTCAAGCAAAGGGGCGCAAAAAAACGATCCCCTGGGAGCAGGAACAACGGCGACTCTCGGAATGGATTCGTCAGCTCCCCAAACCAGTCGGCATCATGGCCTGTTATGATATCAAAGCACAACAATTACTTGATGTCTGTCGTACCATCAATGTTTCTGTGCCCGAAGAAGTCGCTATCATCGGCGTCGATAACGACGAGATTCTCTGCAATCTTTCCGAGCCTCCTCTCTCCAGTGTCATACCCAATACACGGCTCACCGGTTACGAAGCAGCCGCCCTGTTGGATCGAATGATCGCCGGCCAGACCGTCTCTTCAGAAGCCCATCTCATCAAACCGCTGGGCATCGAAACCCGTCAATCCACCGACATCCAGGCCATTGATGACAAATTCATTTCCGAAGCCGTTCGCTTTATCCGACAGCATGCCTGTGATGGCATCAATGTGCAGAACGTACTCAAACACGTTCCCCTCTCCCGCCGCGTCCTGGAAAGCCGCTTTCAAAAATTCATCGGCCGCTCGCCTCATGAAGAAATCATGCGAATTCGTCTCGACCGTGTCAAACAGCTACTCGAAGAGACCGATCTCTCTTTAACCGCAATCGCAGAACGCACCGGATTTCGCCATCCCGAGTATCTAAACGTCGCGTTTAAAAAACAGACCGGAACCACCCCCGGCTCATTCCGCCGCAAGCAGAAACAGACTCGCTGA
- a CDS encoding Gfo/Idh/MocA family protein, producing MTEKKINVALVGLGFGAEFIPIYQAHPNANMYAICQRSEEHLNQIGDTFNIEKRYTSYDELLADPDVDAVHINTPIPDHAPQSIKALKAGKHVACTVPMATTVEECEQIVNTVKETGLKYMMMETVVYSREFLFIKEMYDKGELGKIQYMQASHPQDMEGWPEYWERMIPMHYATHVVSPVLGMVNGRAEYVSCFGSGTVNDDIAEKSGNKFAVETCHIKIKDSDIAAHIWRFLFDTARQYRESVDVYGTKKSFEWPLIEGENPVLHTAKKPEPEIPERVEVPDYAHLLPPEIQKFTRAIHDADHLSFLQGAGHGGSHPHLVNAFLKSLVEDIDPWPNAPLSANWTSVGILAHESAVAGGELKKLPEFTLE from the coding sequence ATGACTGAGAAAAAAATCAATGTCGCGCTTGTCGGGCTCGGTTTCGGGGCAGAATTCATTCCCATTTACCAGGCACATCCCAACGCCAATATGTATGCCATCTGTCAGCGGTCCGAGGAGCATCTGAATCAAATTGGCGATACATTTAATATTGAGAAACGTTATACGTCTTATGATGAATTGCTGGCTGATCCGGATGTGGATGCCGTCCATATCAATACGCCGATTCCCGATCACGCGCCTCAGTCGATCAAAGCCTTGAAAGCAGGCAAGCATGTTGCCTGTACGGTGCCGATGGCGACGACGGTGGAAGAGTGCGAGCAGATCGTGAATACGGTCAAAGAGACCGGCTTGAAATACATGATGATGGAGACGGTGGTTTATAGCCGCGAGTTTTTATTCATCAAAGAGATGTACGACAAAGGGGAACTCGGCAAGATTCAGTACATGCAGGCCAGTCACCCGCAGGACATGGAAGGTTGGCCGGAATACTGGGAACGGATGATTCCCATGCACTACGCGACACATGTGGTGAGCCCCGTGTTAGGGATGGTCAATGGTCGTGCCGAGTATGTCAGTTGTTTCGGTTCCGGCACGGTGAACGACGACATTGCCGAGAAGTCGGGCAACAAGTTTGCTGTGGAAACCTGTCATATCAAAATCAAAGATTCTGATATCGCAGCTCACATCTGGCGGTTCCTGTTTGACACAGCACGACAGTACCGGGAATCGGTCGACGTGTATGGCACGAAAAAGTCATTTGAGTGGCCTTTAATCGAAGGGGAAAACCCGGTTCTGCATACCGCCAAGAAGCCGGAGCCCGAAATTCCGGAGCGTGTGGAAGTGCCCGACTATGCTCATTTATTGCCGCCGGAAATTCAGAAATTTACGCGGGCGATCCATGATGCTGACCATCTTTCCTTCTTACAGGGAGCCGGTCACGGGGGTTCGCATCCACATCTGGTGAATGCGTTTCTGAAGTCACTGGTAGAAGACATTGATCCCTGGCCAAACGCTCCATTGTCTGCTAACTGGACCAGCGTCGGCATTCTGGCACATGAATCTGCGGTGGCGGGCGGTGAACTGAAAAAACTGCCTGAGTTTACGCTGGAATAA